Proteins co-encoded in one Sebastes umbrosus isolate fSebUmb1 chromosome 20, fSebUmb1.pri, whole genome shotgun sequence genomic window:
- the usp54b gene encoding inactive ubiquitin carboxyl-terminal hydrolase 54 isoform X2, with protein MRSIQYEEKTTGDTVGRKSGIKEADKVLWHLDIFRRSFRQLTTHKCMEDSCIFCALKSIFAQFQFSSERVLPSDALRSALAKTFQDEQRFQLGIMDDAAECFENLLMRIHFHISAESREDICTAKHCIPHQKFAMTLFEQCVCNSCGATSDPLPFIQMVHYISTTSLCNQAVRMLECRDKPTPDMFGELLRNASNMGDLRNCPSNCGEVLRIRRVLMNSPEIVSIGLVWDSDHSDLAEDVIHSLGTCLRLGDLFYRVTEERARQAELYLVGMVCYYGKHYSTFFFQTKIRKWMYFDDAHVKEIGPKWKDVVSRCIKGHYQPLLLLYADPRGTPVILQESPNPCTSSNPQLELQHCSSKAGYDSEDSGREPSISSDTRTDSSTDSSSHRASRNRSLHQSTGSHLSSESQTTVVCNYDIGTPPHGADAGESAVEGPPRPPSPPLQEYKETAVFLLSSRRPLTSSSSSSRPLSSSSSSGVGGCEGGVGGPHWEDESTSSESKSSSSGGRYRPTWRPRREALNIDSIFTRPRGSSLGYNTLPGPSLPPEPQDFFPLAGPAPPTQPGQQEVEGREVGELEAGFGLVGQPRCLGSGRTMGPPAPPPLRGVEHQPRLIQRMESGYESSERNSSSPDRDVGQQKRTLMSGPSWRSVPKSKSSGAILQELPSPSWGAGTNTGGPGRSELDELQEEVARRARQQEQQKRREAEREAAMGFNPKPSKFMDLDQLQHQAVLRPLHEANAHSGLAVAACMRSTGGPIKRRQEQEMERETGNARPQGPRSEQPGPVQVLLTPNQEEEEDQATPNQDAALGPDPPPPPYRPAPPRPPLTLSIPHPCAPSCQGEEEEVGGCVGRRGEGREVGREGSGVRLCELLQAGGVSVRPLGKHLAISLPSLPLRLWDTHTTHTAHSTHLGPTHTHPPSPPPPPPPPPPSTPPPSSPLEASGQRKPLTPLWQPPQPQCHAAGAAQHWLRHEAAADSGTRHWSSWSLDRPDAVVTPYDTPPDRCVPIRPQTTHQHCSYSCQSSPGHYSSQHAPGQHGDPCCDCEEAELSELDSLYQASLLAGKTGCSPSERLISRVGGQARSKTPNADMERSVYGADCTSTPTYLNKPVMLQDLRFGVEPDDGENLRRIGRSLSGTVVTSRRSRLTATRSFELSGNAGSFWLCLTGVKLPSDRSPTLFH; from the exons agtaTCTTTGCTCAGTTCCAGTTCAGCAGCGAGCGTGTGCTGCCATCAGATGCACTGCGGAGCGCTCTGGCCAAGACTTTCCAAGACGAACAACGCTTCCAGCTGGGTATCATGGACGACGCTGCCGAGTGCTTC GAGAACCTCCTGATGCGTATCCACTTCCACATCAGCGCGGAGAGTCGAGAGGACATCTGCACAGCCAAACACTGCATACCACACCAGAAGTTTGCCATGACTCTGTTCGAACAG tgtgtgtgtaacagctGTGGCGCCACATCGGACCCCTTGCCCTTCATTCAGATGGTTCATTACATCTCCACTACATCCCTCTG TAACCAGGCGGTGAGGATGCTGGAGTGCAGAGACAAACCCACGCCGGACATGTTTGGAGAACTGCTCCGCAACGCCAGCAACATGGGAGACCTGCGCAACTGCCCt AGTAACTGCGGGGAGGTGTTGCGTATCCGCCGGGTGCTGATGAACTCGCCGGAGATCGTGTCCATCGGGCTGGTGTGGGACTCGGACCACTCGGATCTGGCGGAGGACGTCATACACAGCCTGGGGACCTGCCTGCGTCTGGGAGAT ttgttcTACCGTGTGACAGAGGAGAGGGCTCGCCAGGCGGAGCTCTACTTGGTGGGCATGGTGTGCTACTACGGCAAGCACTACTCCACCTTCTTCTTCCAGACCAAGATACGCAAGTGGATGTACTTCGACGACGCCCACGTCAAAGAG ATCGGCCCTAAGTGGAAGGACGTGGTGTCTCGCTGTATCAAAGGCCACTATCagcccctgctgctgctctacGCTGACCCCCGTGGGACGCCGGTGATACTGCAGGAGAGCCCCAACCCCTGTACCAGCTCCAACCCGCAGCTGGAGCTCCAGCACTGCAGCAGCAAAGCTGGTTACGACAGCGAAGACTCTG GTCGGGAGCCGTCCATATCCAGCGACACTCGCACCGACTCGTCGACGGACAGCTCGAGTCACCGCGCCTCCCGCAACCGATCCCTCCACCAGTCCACGGGCAGCCACCTCTCCAGCGAATCCCAGACCACAGTGGTCTGTAATTACGACATCGGCACACCGCCGCACGGTGCCGACGCCGGAG AGTCAGCAGTGGAGGGTCCTCCccgccctccctctcctcctctgcaggaGTACAAGGAGACGgccgtcttcctcctctcctcccgccGGCCactcacctcttcctcctcctcctctcgtcccctgtcctcctcctcttcgtcagGGGTTGGGGGCTGTGAGGGCGGGGTCGGGGGGCCCCACTGGGAGGATGAAAGCACCAGCAGTGAGAGCAAGTCCAG TTCTTCTGGAGGCCGCTACAGGCCAACCTGGAGGCCCAGGAGAGAGGCCCTGAACATCGACAGCATCTTCACCCGACCGAGAGGCTCCTCTCTGGGCTACAACACCCTGCCTggtccctctctccctccggAGCCCCAGGACTTCTTCCCCTTGGCGGGACCCGCTCCACCCACACAGCCTGGGCAGCAAGAGGTAGAAGGGAGGGAGGTTGGGGAGTTGGAGGCGGGGTTTGGGCTGGTAGGGCAGCCCAGGTGTTTGGGCAGCGGGCGGACGATGGGTCCCCCTGCCCCTCCACCTCTGAGAGGGGTGGAGCACCAGCCACGTCTGATTCAGAGGATGGAGAGTGGCTACGAGAGCAGTGAGAGGAACAGCAGCAGCCCCGACAG GGACGTGGGGCAACAGAAGCGGACCCTGATGTCAGGGCCTTCATGGCGTTCGGTGCCCAAGTCAAAGAGCAGCGGTGCCATCCTGCAGGAGCTGCCCTCACCCAGCTGGGGCGCCGGCACCAACACAG GCGGCCCAGGGCGCAGTGAGCTGGACGAGCTACAGGAGGAGGTGGCGAGGAGAGCCCGCCAACAGGAGCAGCAGAAGCGGAGGGAGGCGGAGCGGGAGGCTGCCATGGGATTCAACCCCAAACCCAGCAAATTCATGGACCTGGACCAGCTCCAACACCAGG CTGTGCTCAGACCCCTGCATGAGGCTAACGCTCATAGCGGATTGGCTGTAGCTGCGTGCATGAGGAGCACTGGGGGCCCAATCAAACGCAGGCAGGAACAGGAAATGGAACGGGAGACAGGAAACGCCCGCCCACAGGGGCCTCGCAG TGAACAGCCTGGCCCGGTCCAAGTACTGCTGACGCCCAatcaggaggaggaagaggaccaGGCAACGCCCAACCAGGACGCTGCTCTGGGCCCGGACCCGCCCCCTCCACCCTATCGGCCCGCTCCCCCTCGACCCCCGCTCACCCTCAGCATCCCTCACCCTTGCGCCCCTTCCTGccaaggggaggaggaggaggtgggtggATGCgtggggaggagaggggagggacgCGAGGTTGGGAGGGAGGGGTCGGGGGTGAGGCTGTGCGAGCTGCTGCAGGCAGGGGGGGTGAGTGTCAGACCCCTGGGGAAGCACTTAGCCATCTCTCTGCCCTCGCTTCCTCTGCGTCTCTGGgatacacacaccacacacaccgcacactccacacacctcggacccacgcacacacaccctccctctcctcctcctcctccccctccgccTCCGCCCTCTACTCCTCCGCCATCTTCCCCTCTGGAAGCCTCCGGTCAAAGGAAACCTCTCACGCCTCTCTGGCAGCCCCCCCAGCCCCAATGCCACGCCGCCGGTGCCGCTCAGCATTGGCTGAGGCACGAAGCCGCCGCCGACAGCGGCACGCGTCATTGGTCCTCCTGGAGTTTGGACCGCCCCGACGCCGTGGTGACGCCGTACGACACGCCCCCGGACCGATGTGTCCCCATCAGGCCGCAGACGACCCATCAGCACTGCAGCTACAGTTGCCAGTCCTCTCCGGGGCACTACAGCTCCCAGCATGCTCCAGGGCAACACGGTGATCCCTGCTGTGACTGCGAAGAGGCTGAGCTGTCTGAGCTTGACTCCCTTTACCAGGCCAGTCTGCTGGCTGGAAAGAcag gctgCAGCCCGTCAGAGAGGCTCATATCCAGGGTGGGAGGGCAGGCTCGCTCCAAGACCCCCAACGCAGACATGGAGAGGAGTGTGTACGGGGCGGACTGCACCAGCACCCCCACCTACCTCAACAAG CCAGTGATGTTGCAGGATCTGCGTTTCGGGGTGGAGCCTGATGACGGGGAAAACCTGAGACGAATCGGACGCAGCCTCAGCGGCACAGTAGTGACCTCGCGCCGCAGCCGCCTGACTGCAACCCGCAGCTTC GAGCTGTCGGGCAATGCAGGGAGTTTCTGGCTGTGTCTGACGGGGGTCAAGCTGCCTTCTGACCGGAGTCCCACTCTGTTTCACTAA
- the usp54b gene encoding inactive ubiquitin carboxyl-terminal hydrolase 54 isoform X1, with amino-acid sequence MSWKRNYFASGGGAVGGVQGLVTPRTMTSIAPSKGLSNEPGQNSCFLNSALQVLWHLDIFRRSFRQLTTHKCMEDSCIFCALKSIFAQFQFSSERVLPSDALRSALAKTFQDEQRFQLGIMDDAAECFENLLMRIHFHISAESREDICTAKHCIPHQKFAMTLFEQCVCNSCGATSDPLPFIQMVHYISTTSLCNQAVRMLECRDKPTPDMFGELLRNASNMGDLRNCPSNCGEVLRIRRVLMNSPEIVSIGLVWDSDHSDLAEDVIHSLGTCLRLGDLFYRVTEERARQAELYLVGMVCYYGKHYSTFFFQTKIRKWMYFDDAHVKEIGPKWKDVVSRCIKGHYQPLLLLYADPRGTPVILQESPNPCTSSNPQLELQHCSSKAGYDSEDSGREPSISSDTRTDSSTDSSSHRASRNRSLHQSTGSHLSSESQTTVVCNYDIGTPPHGADAGESAVEGPPRPPSPPLQEYKETAVFLLSSRRPLTSSSSSSRPLSSSSSSGVGGCEGGVGGPHWEDESTSSESKSSSSGGRYRPTWRPRREALNIDSIFTRPRGSSLGYNTLPGPSLPPEPQDFFPLAGPAPPTQPGQQEVEGREVGELEAGFGLVGQPRCLGSGRTMGPPAPPPLRGVEHQPRLIQRMESGYESSERNSSSPDRDVGQQKRTLMSGPSWRSVPKSKSSGAILQELPSPSWGAGTNTGGPGRSELDELQEEVARRARQQEQQKRREAEREAAMGFNPKPSKFMDLDQLQHQAVLRPLHEANAHSGLAVAACMRSTGGPIKRRQEQEMERETGNARPQGPRSEQPGPVQVLLTPNQEEEEDQATPNQDAALGPDPPPPPYRPAPPRPPLTLSIPHPCAPSCQGEEEEVGGCVGRRGEGREVGREGSGVRLCELLQAGGVSVRPLGKHLAISLPSLPLRLWDTHTTHTAHSTHLGPTHTHPPSPPPPPPPPPPSTPPPSSPLEASGQRKPLTPLWQPPQPQCHAAGAAQHWLRHEAAADSGTRHWSSWSLDRPDAVVTPYDTPPDRCVPIRPQTTHQHCSYSCQSSPGHYSSQHAPGQHGDPCCDCEEAELSELDSLYQASLLAGKTGCSPSERLISRVGGQARSKTPNADMERSVYGADCTSTPTYLNKPVMLQDLRFGVEPDDGENLRRIGRSLSGTVVTSRRSRLTATRSFELSGNAGSFWLCLTGVKLPSDRSPTLFH; translated from the exons agtaTCTTTGCTCAGTTCCAGTTCAGCAGCGAGCGTGTGCTGCCATCAGATGCACTGCGGAGCGCTCTGGCCAAGACTTTCCAAGACGAACAACGCTTCCAGCTGGGTATCATGGACGACGCTGCCGAGTGCTTC GAGAACCTCCTGATGCGTATCCACTTCCACATCAGCGCGGAGAGTCGAGAGGACATCTGCACAGCCAAACACTGCATACCACACCAGAAGTTTGCCATGACTCTGTTCGAACAG tgtgtgtgtaacagctGTGGCGCCACATCGGACCCCTTGCCCTTCATTCAGATGGTTCATTACATCTCCACTACATCCCTCTG TAACCAGGCGGTGAGGATGCTGGAGTGCAGAGACAAACCCACGCCGGACATGTTTGGAGAACTGCTCCGCAACGCCAGCAACATGGGAGACCTGCGCAACTGCCCt AGTAACTGCGGGGAGGTGTTGCGTATCCGCCGGGTGCTGATGAACTCGCCGGAGATCGTGTCCATCGGGCTGGTGTGGGACTCGGACCACTCGGATCTGGCGGAGGACGTCATACACAGCCTGGGGACCTGCCTGCGTCTGGGAGAT ttgttcTACCGTGTGACAGAGGAGAGGGCTCGCCAGGCGGAGCTCTACTTGGTGGGCATGGTGTGCTACTACGGCAAGCACTACTCCACCTTCTTCTTCCAGACCAAGATACGCAAGTGGATGTACTTCGACGACGCCCACGTCAAAGAG ATCGGCCCTAAGTGGAAGGACGTGGTGTCTCGCTGTATCAAAGGCCACTATCagcccctgctgctgctctacGCTGACCCCCGTGGGACGCCGGTGATACTGCAGGAGAGCCCCAACCCCTGTACCAGCTCCAACCCGCAGCTGGAGCTCCAGCACTGCAGCAGCAAAGCTGGTTACGACAGCGAAGACTCTG GTCGGGAGCCGTCCATATCCAGCGACACTCGCACCGACTCGTCGACGGACAGCTCGAGTCACCGCGCCTCCCGCAACCGATCCCTCCACCAGTCCACGGGCAGCCACCTCTCCAGCGAATCCCAGACCACAGTGGTCTGTAATTACGACATCGGCACACCGCCGCACGGTGCCGACGCCGGAG AGTCAGCAGTGGAGGGTCCTCCccgccctccctctcctcctctgcaggaGTACAAGGAGACGgccgtcttcctcctctcctcccgccGGCCactcacctcttcctcctcctcctctcgtcccctgtcctcctcctcttcgtcagGGGTTGGGGGCTGTGAGGGCGGGGTCGGGGGGCCCCACTGGGAGGATGAAAGCACCAGCAGTGAGAGCAAGTCCAG TTCTTCTGGAGGCCGCTACAGGCCAACCTGGAGGCCCAGGAGAGAGGCCCTGAACATCGACAGCATCTTCACCCGACCGAGAGGCTCCTCTCTGGGCTACAACACCCTGCCTggtccctctctccctccggAGCCCCAGGACTTCTTCCCCTTGGCGGGACCCGCTCCACCCACACAGCCTGGGCAGCAAGAGGTAGAAGGGAGGGAGGTTGGGGAGTTGGAGGCGGGGTTTGGGCTGGTAGGGCAGCCCAGGTGTTTGGGCAGCGGGCGGACGATGGGTCCCCCTGCCCCTCCACCTCTGAGAGGGGTGGAGCACCAGCCACGTCTGATTCAGAGGATGGAGAGTGGCTACGAGAGCAGTGAGAGGAACAGCAGCAGCCCCGACAG GGACGTGGGGCAACAGAAGCGGACCCTGATGTCAGGGCCTTCATGGCGTTCGGTGCCCAAGTCAAAGAGCAGCGGTGCCATCCTGCAGGAGCTGCCCTCACCCAGCTGGGGCGCCGGCACCAACACAG GCGGCCCAGGGCGCAGTGAGCTGGACGAGCTACAGGAGGAGGTGGCGAGGAGAGCCCGCCAACAGGAGCAGCAGAAGCGGAGGGAGGCGGAGCGGGAGGCTGCCATGGGATTCAACCCCAAACCCAGCAAATTCATGGACCTGGACCAGCTCCAACACCAGG CTGTGCTCAGACCCCTGCATGAGGCTAACGCTCATAGCGGATTGGCTGTAGCTGCGTGCATGAGGAGCACTGGGGGCCCAATCAAACGCAGGCAGGAACAGGAAATGGAACGGGAGACAGGAAACGCCCGCCCACAGGGGCCTCGCAG TGAACAGCCTGGCCCGGTCCAAGTACTGCTGACGCCCAatcaggaggaggaagaggaccaGGCAACGCCCAACCAGGACGCTGCTCTGGGCCCGGACCCGCCCCCTCCACCCTATCGGCCCGCTCCCCCTCGACCCCCGCTCACCCTCAGCATCCCTCACCCTTGCGCCCCTTCCTGccaaggggaggaggaggaggtgggtggATGCgtggggaggagaggggagggacgCGAGGTTGGGAGGGAGGGGTCGGGGGTGAGGCTGTGCGAGCTGCTGCAGGCAGGGGGGGTGAGTGTCAGACCCCTGGGGAAGCACTTAGCCATCTCTCTGCCCTCGCTTCCTCTGCGTCTCTGGgatacacacaccacacacaccgcacactccacacacctcggacccacgcacacacaccctccctctcctcctcctcctccccctccgccTCCGCCCTCTACTCCTCCGCCATCTTCCCCTCTGGAAGCCTCCGGTCAAAGGAAACCTCTCACGCCTCTCTGGCAGCCCCCCCAGCCCCAATGCCACGCCGCCGGTGCCGCTCAGCATTGGCTGAGGCACGAAGCCGCCGCCGACAGCGGCACGCGTCATTGGTCCTCCTGGAGTTTGGACCGCCCCGACGCCGTGGTGACGCCGTACGACACGCCCCCGGACCGATGTGTCCCCATCAGGCCGCAGACGACCCATCAGCACTGCAGCTACAGTTGCCAGTCCTCTCCGGGGCACTACAGCTCCCAGCATGCTCCAGGGCAACACGGTGATCCCTGCTGTGACTGCGAAGAGGCTGAGCTGTCTGAGCTTGACTCCCTTTACCAGGCCAGTCTGCTGGCTGGAAAGAcag gctgCAGCCCGTCAGAGAGGCTCATATCCAGGGTGGGAGGGCAGGCTCGCTCCAAGACCCCCAACGCAGACATGGAGAGGAGTGTGTACGGGGCGGACTGCACCAGCACCCCCACCTACCTCAACAAG CCAGTGATGTTGCAGGATCTGCGTTTCGGGGTGGAGCCTGATGACGGGGAAAACCTGAGACGAATCGGACGCAGCCTCAGCGGCACAGTAGTGACCTCGCGCCGCAGCCGCCTGACTGCAACCCGCAGCTTC GAGCTGTCGGGCAATGCAGGGAGTTTCTGGCTGTGTCTGACGGGGGTCAAGCTGCCTTCTGACCGGAGTCCCACTCTGTTTCACTAA